A window from Sphingobacterium hotanense encodes these proteins:
- a CDS encoding potassium channel beta subunit family protein has translation MEYRRMGKTGLQLSALSFGSWVTFARQTDDHTNERLMMQAYDAGVNFFDNAEVYSAGLSEEMMGRVLKKVNWDRSSYVLSSKAYFGWKGEDKKPNQHGLSRKHLMEACEEALQRLQVEYLDLYYCHRPDRNVPIEEVVRTMNTLIQQGKIFYWGTSEWSAAEIMEAHMVARDLGLEGPSVEQPEYNLFNRMKMEVDYEPIFRNVGMGTTIWSPLASGILTGKYNDGIPEGSRMSLEGYEWLKERAVVEDKLSRVKALGDFAHELGVSLPTLSIAWCLSNPNVTTAILGATRESQLTENLKALEVLPLITAEVKERIDVIMGTKPVVIRN, from the coding sequence ATGGAATACAGAAGAATGGGTAAAACCGGCCTACAGTTGAGTGCGCTTTCCTTTGGGTCTTGGGTAACCTTTGCTAGACAAACAGATGATCATACGAACGAACGATTGATGATGCAGGCATACGATGCCGGTGTGAATTTTTTTGATAATGCGGAGGTGTATTCTGCGGGATTATCAGAAGAAATGATGGGTCGTGTATTAAAGAAAGTGAACTGGGATCGATCTTCCTATGTTTTGTCGAGCAAGGCTTATTTCGGCTGGAAGGGCGAGGATAAGAAACCTAATCAGCATGGTCTGAGCAGAAAGCACTTGATGGAGGCTTGTGAGGAGGCTTTGCAGCGCCTTCAAGTTGAATATTTGGACTTATATTATTGTCATCGTCCTGATCGTAATGTTCCAATTGAGGAAGTGGTACGTACGATGAATACATTGATTCAGCAAGGCAAGATCTTTTACTGGGGAACCAGCGAATGGTCAGCTGCCGAGATTATGGAAGCGCACATGGTCGCTAGGGATTTGGGGTTGGAAGGTCCGTCCGTCGAGCAGCCCGAATACAATTTATTCAACCGCATGAAAATGGAGGTGGACTATGAGCCTATCTTTAGAAATGTCGGGATGGGAACGACGATTTGGAGTCCCTTAGCATCCGGAATATTGACAGGTAAGTATAACGATGGAATTCCCGAAGGATCTAGAATGTCTTTGGAAGGTTATGAGTGGCTGAAAGAACGAGCAGTTGTAGAAGATAAGTTGAGCCGGGTAAAGGCTTTAGGTGATTTCGCACATGAGCTGGGTGTATCATTGCCAACATTGAGTATTGCATGGTGCTTAAGTAACCCGAATGTAACGACTGCTATCTTGGGTGCAACACGCGAGAGCCAGTTGACTGAAAATTTAAAAGCATTGGAAGTTCTTCCATTAATTACGGCAGAGGTTAAGGAGCGTATTGATGTGATCATGGGAACTAAGCCTGTTGTTATCCGGAACTAA
- a CDS encoding CTP synthase → MTKYIFVTGGVTSSLGKGIIAASLAKLLQARGLKVTIQKFDPYINIDPGTLNPYEHGECYVTEDGAETDLDLGHYERFLNVPTSQANNVTTGRIYSHVIEQERAGAYLGKTVQVVPHITDEIKRRMLLLGQTGEYDIVITELGGTVGDIESLPFIEAVRQLRWELGNNDCLVIHLTLVPYLAAAGELKTKPTQHSVKTLLEYGVQPDILVCRTEHKLNNDIRKKLALFCNVNINAVVESIDAPTIYDVPLNMLKEQLDKTVLAKLKLSTKNEPDLENWKAFLGRLKNPTNEVCIGLVGKYVELPDAYKSIAEAFIHAGATNETKVKVKYIAAESVSDDNVAEKLKGLDGVLVAPGFGERGLEGKLTTIKYVRENKVPFFGICLGMQCSVIEFGRNVLGLKGANSFEMDETTPHPVINLMEEQKNITNMGGTMRLGAYDCEIKKGTKAFGIYGKAKISERHRHRYEFNNAYLKDYEAAGMIASGFNPDTGLVEIVELKDHPFFVAGQFHPELKSTVVNPHPLFVSFVAASLAHKKSQ, encoded by the coding sequence ATGACTAAATATATCTTTGTTACGGGCGGCGTAACTTCGTCGTTAGGGAAAGGAATTATTGCTGCTTCCCTTGCCAAACTACTTCAGGCGCGCGGTTTAAAAGTAACCATCCAAAAGTTTGACCCGTACATCAATATCGATCCAGGAACGTTAAACCCTTATGAACATGGCGAATGTTATGTTACAGAAGACGGTGCTGAAACCGACTTGGACCTTGGTCACTACGAACGATTCCTAAATGTTCCCACTTCTCAAGCTAACAACGTTACAACAGGTCGTATCTACAGCCATGTTATCGAGCAAGAGCGTGCAGGTGCATACTTAGGAAAAACAGTTCAAGTAGTTCCCCACATCACCGATGAAATCAAACGTCGTATGTTGCTTCTTGGTCAGACAGGCGAATACGATATCGTTATCACCGAGCTTGGTGGTACTGTTGGCGATATCGAGTCCCTTCCTTTCATTGAGGCCGTACGTCAATTACGTTGGGAATTAGGCAACAACGACTGCCTAGTTATCCACCTAACCCTTGTTCCTTACTTAGCTGCGGCCGGCGAGTTGAAAACAAAACCTACGCAGCACTCCGTAAAAACCTTATTGGAATATGGTGTACAACCTGATATTTTAGTTTGTAGAACCGAGCATAAGTTGAATAATGATATTCGTAAGAAATTAGCATTATTCTGCAATGTGAATATCAATGCGGTAGTAGAGTCGATCGATGCGCCTACGATCTATGATGTTCCTTTGAACATGCTAAAAGAGCAATTGGATAAAACAGTATTAGCAAAATTAAAACTATCGACGAAGAACGAACCAGATCTTGAGAACTGGAAAGCCTTCTTAGGTCGTTTGAAAAACCCAACCAACGAGGTATGCATTGGTCTTGTGGGTAAGTATGTAGAATTACCAGACGCCTACAAATCTATTGCAGAAGCCTTCATCCACGCGGGTGCAACCAACGAAACCAAAGTAAAAGTTAAATATATCGCTGCAGAAAGCGTAAGCGACGACAATGTTGCTGAGAAATTAAAAGGCCTTGATGGTGTTTTAGTTGCTCCAGGCTTCGGCGAACGCGGCTTAGAAGGAAAACTAACCACTATTAAATATGTTCGTGAGAACAAGGTTCCCTTCTTTGGTATCTGTTTAGGTATGCAATGTTCGGTAATCGAGTTTGGTCGCAATGTTTTAGGACTTAAAGGAGCAAACAGCTTCGAAATGGACGAAACAACACCGCATCCGGTAATCAACTTGATGGAAGAGCAAAAGAACATTACCAACATGGGCGGAACGATGCGCTTAGGAGCTTATGATTGTGAAATCAAAAAAGGAACAAAAGCGTTTGGTATCTATGGGAAAGCTAAAATCTCCGAAAGACACCGTCATCGTTATGAATTCAACAACGCGTATTTAAAAGATTACGAAGCTGCAGGAATGATTGCCTCAGGCTTCAATCCGGATACTGGATTAGTTGAAATCGTAGAATTGAAAGACCATCCTTTCTTCGTCGCTGGACAATTTCATCCAGAATTAAAGTCAACGGTAGTAAATCCTCACCCACTTTTTGTTAGCTTTGTAGCCGCTTCTTTAGCGCACAAGAAATCACAGTAG
- the yidC gene encoding membrane protein insertase YidC, which yields MDRNNLIGFILIFAILGGSFYLMKPSQEEIKKEQQLQDSIKRVKEGVVVTKDSTRITSPAEAVADSVLAKQPFGVASVGTEQVITLQNERIAVNLSSKGGRVKSVELKEEKNYDDSKLILFDGDNNRFGLEFNVPGKAVKTNDLYFQPQGSSFTVSGEESKSVTMRLSYSADQYIDYIYTLAGNDYNLKLDIRTVGLNDLIDVKNKSLLLNWETTLTQKERNVKSEREKSAIFFRDVEGEVDHLSETSDEKETVENKLSWIAYKQHFFSTVLTSKEGLSNVNLNSVFLNEQGLVKTYQTTADLAYTGQKENQYGFSFFFGPNKYKTLKAEGNDFDKIINMGWGPMGWINKFITVPIFDFLDGFHMGYGIVILILTLFLKFIMFPLTFKSYQSMAKMRVLKPQLDEIKEKVGEDNPMLLQQEQMKLYKQAGVNPLGGCLPLLLQMPFTLAFFFFFPNLFELRGESFLWIKDLSTYDAPITFANIPVINVDHISLMCVLMTLTTLLTTWYNNATSGAANNQMKYIGYIMPLVFFFVLNSFPAGLNYYYFLSAVLTFLTQVIIRQFIDDDKILAKIEEKKSKPQAEKKKSSFQKKMEDMMRAQQAAQQNKKN from the coding sequence ATGGATAGAAACAATCTAATAGGATTCATCTTAATCTTTGCCATCCTGGGGGGCTCCTTCTACTTAATGAAGCCATCTCAAGAGGAAATCAAAAAGGAACAGCAGCTCCAAGACTCGATAAAAAGAGTAAAAGAAGGAGTGGTTGTTACAAAAGACTCCACAAGAATCACTAGCCCTGCAGAAGCCGTAGCAGATTCTGTATTGGCGAAGCAACCTTTCGGCGTTGCATCGGTTGGTACCGAACAAGTGATTACCTTACAAAACGAACGCATCGCTGTAAACTTAAGCAGCAAAGGTGGTCGCGTAAAATCAGTAGAACTGAAAGAAGAGAAAAATTACGACGATTCTAAACTGATCTTATTCGACGGCGATAATAACCGCTTTGGATTAGAATTTAACGTTCCTGGAAAAGCAGTAAAGACCAACGACCTTTACTTTCAACCGCAAGGATCTAGCTTCACTGTTTCAGGCGAAGAATCTAAATCGGTAACTATGCGCCTTTCTTATAGCGCAGACCAGTACATCGATTATATCTATACCCTTGCCGGAAACGACTATAACTTAAAGTTAGACATCCGCACGGTAGGTTTGAACGACCTGATCGATGTTAAGAACAAAAGTCTTCTTTTAAACTGGGAAACGACATTAACACAAAAAGAGCGTAACGTAAAATCAGAGCGTGAGAAATCTGCGATCTTCTTCCGCGATGTAGAAGGCGAAGTAGATCACCTTTCTGAAACTAGCGACGAAAAAGAAACTGTTGAAAATAAACTAAGCTGGATCGCCTACAAACAACACTTCTTCTCGACCGTATTGACGAGTAAAGAAGGATTAAGCAATGTCAACTTAAACTCTGTTTTCTTAAACGAGCAAGGTTTGGTAAAAACTTACCAAACAACAGCAGACTTAGCTTATACAGGCCAAAAAGAAAACCAATATGGCTTTAGCTTTTTCTTTGGACCTAACAAATACAAAACCCTGAAAGCTGAAGGAAACGACTTTGATAAGATTATCAATATGGGATGGGGACCAATGGGATGGATCAACAAATTCATCACCGTGCCGATCTTTGATTTCTTAGATGGTTTCCATATGGGTTACGGGATTGTGATCTTGATCTTAACTTTATTCCTAAAGTTCATCATGTTCCCATTAACATTCAAATCTTACCAGTCTATGGCGAAGATGCGTGTGTTAAAACCACAGTTAGATGAGATCAAAGAGAAAGTTGGTGAAGACAACCCTATGCTATTGCAGCAGGAGCAAATGAAGCTGTACAAGCAAGCAGGCGTAAACCCGCTTGGAGGATGTTTGCCTTTATTATTGCAAATGCCTTTCACGCTAGCCTTCTTCTTCTTCTTCCCGAACTTGTTCGAACTGCGCGGAGAAAGCTTCCTTTGGATCAAAGACCTTTCAACCTATGATGCGCCAATTACATTCGCGAACATCCCCGTAATCAATGTAGACCACATTTCCTTAATGTGTGTGTTGATGACATTGACTACTTTGTTAACGACTTGGTACAACAACGCAACATCAGGAGCTGCAAACAACCAGATGAAATACATTGGTTATATCATGCCATTAGTATTCTTCTTCGTGTTGAACAGCTTCCCTGCAGGTCTGAACTACTACTATTTCCTTTCTGCCGTTCTTACTTTCTTAACGCAGGTAATTATCCGTCAATTTATCGACGATGATAAAATCTTAGCGAAAATCGAAGAAAAGAAAAGCAAACCCCAAGCAGAAAAGAAAAAATCATCCTTCCAAAAGAAAATGGAAGATATGATGAGAGCACAACAAGCAGCTCAACAAAATAAGAAAAACTAG
- a CDS encoding acyl-CoA dehydrogenase family protein, with translation MIDKLKNMVKLFKSVDLEQLEKISKKVDLAEVLGAVSKMDENQLKMAMKMLTGSKKKKDPPPIDADFYDISAKLSPEDRALQLKVRAFLEAEIKPVVNKYWLHDEFPFEIIPKLAELNVCGYVYEGYGCAGGTSLMDGIIASEFGRVDPSIATFLGVQSGLAMGSIYLCGSEEQKAEWLPAMQQLKKIGAFGLTEPLVGSGTAGGLTTTCKREGDKWILNGQKKWIGNSTFSDMTVIWARDLDDQQVKGFIVRKENPGFSVEKIKGKMALRIVQNGLITLTNCEVPESDRLVNANSFRDTAKVLQMTRAGVAWMAVGCARGAYENALEYTLQREQFGKPIASFQLIQNHLVEMLSNLTAMQTLVFRLSELQDDDKLKDEHASLAKVFCTLRTRDIVSRAREVMGGNGILLEYNVARFLADAESIYSYEGTKEINSLIVGRSITGFSAFV, from the coding sequence ATGATAGATAAACTGAAGAATATGGTAAAGCTCTTTAAATCAGTTGATTTGGAGCAATTAGAAAAGATATCAAAGAAGGTCGATTTAGCCGAAGTTTTAGGCGCTGTATCAAAGATGGACGAAAATCAGCTTAAAATGGCGATGAAAATGTTGACCGGAAGTAAAAAGAAAAAGGATCCGCCACCCATCGATGCCGATTTTTACGATATAAGCGCTAAGCTTTCACCAGAAGATCGAGCACTGCAATTAAAGGTGCGCGCATTTTTAGAAGCCGAAATAAAGCCTGTAGTCAATAAATATTGGTTGCATGATGAATTCCCTTTTGAAATTATACCGAAGCTAGCTGAGCTTAATGTATGCGGTTATGTATATGAGGGCTACGGCTGTGCAGGGGGGACTTCCCTTATGGATGGTATCATCGCTAGTGAGTTCGGACGTGTCGACCCTTCCATCGCAACGTTCTTGGGTGTTCAAAGTGGCTTAGCGATGGGGTCCATTTACCTTTGTGGCTCTGAAGAACAGAAAGCGGAATGGCTCCCGGCTATGCAGCAATTGAAGAAGATCGGCGCATTCGGCCTGACGGAGCCATTGGTAGGCTCCGGAACAGCAGGCGGATTAACAACGACCTGTAAACGCGAGGGTGACAAATGGATTTTGAATGGTCAGAAAAAATGGATAGGAAATTCTACTTTCTCCGACATGACGGTTATCTGGGCTCGAGATTTAGACGATCAGCAGGTGAAAGGATTTATCGTCCGTAAAGAGAATCCAGGGTTCTCGGTTGAAAAGATTAAAGGAAAGATGGCATTACGAATCGTCCAAAACGGCTTGATCACTTTAACGAATTGCGAAGTGCCAGAGTCTGACCGCTTGGTAAATGCAAATTCGTTCAGAGATACTGCGAAAGTATTGCAGATGACGAGGGCAGGGGTGGCCTGGATGGCGGTAGGATGTGCACGCGGAGCCTATGAAAATGCTTTGGAGTACACCCTGCAGCGAGAACAATTTGGAAAACCTATCGCATCCTTCCAGCTGATACAAAATCACTTGGTCGAGATGCTGTCCAACCTGACCGCCATGCAAACACTCGTGTTTAGACTTTCTGAGCTTCAAGACGACGATAAACTGAAAGATGAGCACGCATCCCTAGCCAAGGTATTCTGTACGCTTAGAACGCGCGATATCGTGTCGCGAGCACGCGAAGTGATGGGCGGTAATGGTATTCTGCTAGAATACAATGTAGCCCGCTTCCTCGCCGACGCCGAATCAATTTACTCCTATGAAGGAACCAAAGAGATTAACTCCCTGATCGTCGGTAGAAGTATTACCGGATTTAGTGCTTTTGTTTAG
- the purB gene encoding adenylosuccinate lyase — MTLSSLTAVTPIDGRYYNNTKELANYFSEFALIKYRVLVEVEYFIALSESGIPQLAHFDGSLNDKLRDIYRNFTEEDAQWIKDTERVTNHDVKAVEYFLKNEFEKLGLTDSLEFIHFGLTSQDINNTAIPLSWKEAIQQVYSPGINELLGELRLLSAEWNEVSMLARTHGQPASPTRLGKEIKVFIERIERQLDLLAQVPYSAKFGGATGNFNAHHVAYPANDWVAFGNNFVNEKLGLNRSQTTTQIEHYDNFAASCDSLKRINNIIIDLCRDIWTYISMDYFKQKITAGQIGSSAMPHKVNPIDFENAEGNLGIANAIFEHLAAKLPISRLQRDLTDSTVLRNIGVPFAHTLIAFKSTLRGLRKLILNEAAFQADLENNWAVVAEAIQTILRREGYPKPYEALKDLTRTNTHVTQATIAEFVDNLNVSDEIKAEIKAISPSNYTGVQL, encoded by the coding sequence ATGACATTATCATCCTTAACTGCCGTTACACCTATCGACGGGAGGTACTACAATAACACCAAAGAGCTTGCTAATTACTTTTCAGAATTTGCGCTGATCAAGTATCGTGTTTTGGTAGAAGTGGAATATTTTATCGCTTTATCAGAATCGGGTATTCCTCAATTAGCACATTTTGATGGTTCGTTGAACGATAAATTGCGTGATATATACCGCAACTTTACGGAAGAGGATGCGCAATGGATAAAGGATACCGAGAGAGTAACTAACCATGACGTTAAGGCCGTGGAATACTTTTTGAAAAATGAATTTGAGAAATTAGGTCTTACGGACTCTTTAGAATTCATCCACTTCGGGTTAACATCACAGGACATTAACAATACCGCTATTCCATTGTCATGGAAAGAGGCTATTCAACAGGTGTACTCGCCGGGCATCAATGAATTGTTGGGCGAATTAAGATTATTGTCTGCAGAATGGAACGAGGTTTCCATGTTAGCACGTACGCATGGTCAGCCGGCCTCTCCTACACGTTTAGGAAAAGAGATCAAGGTTTTTATCGAGCGTATCGAAAGACAATTAGATTTGTTAGCACAGGTTCCCTATTCAGCAAAGTTCGGCGGTGCAACGGGTAACTTCAACGCACACCACGTTGCTTATCCTGCGAACGACTGGGTTGCATTCGGAAACAACTTCGTTAATGAAAAACTTGGTTTAAACCGCTCGCAGACTACTACGCAGATTGAGCACTACGATAACTTTGCTGCAAGTTGCGATAGCCTGAAACGCATCAACAATATCATCATCGACCTATGTCGTGATATCTGGACATATATCTCCATGGATTACTTTAAGCAAAAGATTACTGCTGGACAAATCGGTTCATCAGCTATGCCGCATAAAGTTAATCCAATCGACTTTGAAAATGCAGAAGGCAATTTGGGTATCGCGAATGCAATTTTCGAGCACTTGGCAGCTAAGCTTCCTATTTCCAGACTTCAACGCGATTTAACAGACTCTACGGTATTACGTAATATTGGTGTACCATTCGCACATACGTTAATCGCTTTCAAATCGACATTACGCGGATTGCGCAAGTTGATCTTAAATGAAGCGGCTTTCCAAGCAGACCTAGAGAACAATTGGGCGGTAGTAGCAGAAGCAATTCAAACGATTTTACGTCGCGAGGGGTATCCAAAACCATACGAGGCATTGAAAGATCTGACCCGTACAAATACGCACGTTACGCAAGCAACGATTGCTGAATTTGTAGACAACTTGAATGTTTCTGATGAAATTAAGGCGGAGATCAAAGCAATTTCTCCAAGCAATTACACCGGCGTACAGTTATAA
- a CDS encoding NifU family protein, with protein MATINVYTESTPNPSTMKFLVNKLLINGSLDYSDREKAQESAFARELFKFNFVNGVFFASNFVTVTKTDDAEWSDIEALLKEFVKGAVESELAVKPEEHSEDVVFEGSDVEVKIQQVLHDYVRPAVEQDGGAIAYKAFENGVVTVELRGSCSGCPSSTITLKAGIEGLLKRMVPEVEEVVAEAM; from the coding sequence ATGGCAACAATAAACGTATATACAGAGAGCACGCCGAACCCATCAACGATGAAGTTTTTGGTGAACAAGCTTTTAATCAACGGAAGCTTAGATTACTCGGATAGAGAGAAGGCGCAGGAGTCGGCTTTTGCACGTGAGTTATTTAAGTTCAATTTCGTAAATGGCGTATTCTTCGCAAGCAACTTCGTAACAGTTACAAAAACTGACGATGCAGAATGGTCGGATATCGAGGCTTTATTAAAAGAATTCGTGAAAGGTGCTGTGGAATCAGAATTGGCGGTAAAGCCAGAAGAACACTCTGAGGATGTAGTTTTCGAAGGATCAGACGTAGAAGTGAAAATACAACAAGTATTGCACGACTATGTACGTCCAGCCGTGGAACAAGACGGTGGGGCAATTGCCTACAAAGCATTCGAGAACGGTGTAGTAACAGTAGAATTGAGAGGATCATGCTCAGGCTGTCCTTCCTCTACGATTACGTTGAAAGCCGGTATCGAAGGTTTGTTGAAACGTATGGTTCCAGAAGTAGAAGAAGTTGTAGCAGAAGCGATGTAA